The following proteins come from a genomic window of Nothobranchius furzeri strain GRZ-AD chromosome 1, NfurGRZ-RIMD1, whole genome shotgun sequence:
- the LOC139072230 gene encoding chromobox protein homolog 7-like produces MKVHPVFHISLVKPVGSSPLCPAPAPPPPARLYKGGLVYSVRRILDSRPRGRGVQYLVDWEGYGPEERSWVPRSFIVDHSLIRDYEESVARTPGGVR; encoded by the coding sequence atgaaggtacaccctgtatttcacatttccttggttaaacccgttggttccagtcctctttgccctgctcctgcgcctccgccgccggcccggctctacaaggggggactggtctactcagtccggcggatcctcgactcccgaccccgtggtcgtggggtccagtacctggtcgactgggaggggtacggcccagaggaacgctcctgggtcccgcgctccttcatcgtggaccattccctcattcgggactacgaggagtcggttgctaggacgccaggtggcgtccgttga